The Spiroplasma clarkii genome has a window encoding:
- a CDS encoding lipoprotein — protein MKRLLGLLAATGLVASTSITVVACSDNDEVVIFDSIELSNEKLSTDVKNITIAEFIEGKDSLIFESNAATGKSIITTSQLTKFNASTLKTDVKIGLKEITTALAQDINEEITIKYENTVLGKIVVKIKSGTTNLEAPQVPTINLVGAENVSIDLINENKVKAVTISNHTELGKILVTSNNTDVASVSESAGTITLTGVGVGSAKITVSSSVDGVLDVFFNVQILDSTQIPIPEIILDGAEDVKINLSSEDKTKTVVISNYTELGEILVTSNNTDIATVSEFAGTITLTGVGVGITEIIVSSSIGEIQNK, from the coding sequence ATGAAAAGACTATTAGGATTATTAGCAGCAACAGGATTAGTTGCAAGTACAAGCATAACGGTTGTTGCATGTAGTGACAATGATGAGGTGGTAATATTTGATTCCATTGAATTATCAAATGAAAAATTATCAACAGATGTTAAAAATATTACAATTGCTGAATTTATTGAAGGGAAGGACAGTTTAATATTTGAATCAAATGCAGCAACAGGAAAGTCAATTATTACTACCAGTCAACTTACTAAATTCAATGCTAGCACTTTAAAAACAGATGTTAAAATTGGTTTAAAAGAAATTACAACAGCACTTGCACAAGACATAAATGAGGAAATAACTATAAAATATGAAAATACAGTTTTAGGAAAAATTGTAGTTAAAATTAAATCGGGAACAACAAATCTTGAAGCACCACAAGTTCCAACAATTAATTTGGTTGGTGCTGAGAATGTTTCAATTGATCTTATTAATGAGAATAAAGTTAAAGCTGTAACGATTTCAAATCACACTGAATTAGGAAAAATCTTAGTTACTTCTAATAACACAGATGTAGCTTCAGTATCTGAATCTGCAGGAACAATTACACTAACTGGAGTTGGTGTTGGAAGTGCTAAAATTACAGTTTCATCATCAGTGGATGGAGTGTTGGATGTGTTTTTCAATGTTCAAATTTTGGATAGCACTCAAATACCAATACCTGAAATCATTCTAGATGGAGCTGAAGATGTAAAAATTAATTTGAGTAGTGAAGACAAAACTAAAACTGTAGTAATTTCAAATTACACTGAATTAGGTGAAATCTTAGTTACTTCTAATAACACAGACATAGCTACAGTTAGCGAATTTGCAGGAACAATTACACTAACTGGAGTTGGTGTTGGAATCACAGAAATTATAGTTTCATCTTCAATTGGAGAAATACAAAATAAGTAA
- a CDS encoding lipoprotein, translating to MKKLLTLLAAVGLTTATSNGVIACKGSILKNLEVDSDLAIAVRNYLISDNVLGHTDVLLAEKNSEQIKLLSEKIIDLLKAKENLKLDFEGESVEIKVASFVLVDGQIIVEVNKENTKKTIGFSLENIPALNFVEVNKLNGSEMIRTNTEISAKKFSIKKELNLNSNYESEIFFESNAMISGSGKGVQKVSGKVTVGAEFISSSAEFDLEINLINSIDTLAALVKSAWSSNTYANGLTTYDWAVYGLMPSSLHDAIALHTGDSLTGKYLFKSGSGFALYDAKTEQQVTNFKEDDYQWLVNNSGRLYEFDNTKYAIDKFKSNNGMSFIYGGILAIQLAEGGIEALMKRADNAQTIEEAKDIGIVGDAFNWERRLSAAHCFADYFNKYVHQGEKTNPLDDTTTIYVKNKEFSVTQGSKTSTYTIIAVDPKINDPETIGYYGYKDQGLIFTVIMQPMKCNTWKCPWINSLNLINYMQTLLQWF from the coding sequence ATGAAAAAACTATTAACTTTATTAGCCGCAGTTGGGTTAACAACAGCAACCTCAAATGGTGTTATTGCATGTAAAGGATCAATTTTAAAAAATCTCGAAGTTGATTCAGATCTTGCAATTGCAGTTAGAAACTATTTAATTAGTGACAATGTCTTAGGGCACACTGATGTGTTGCTGGCTGAAAAGAATTCAGAACAAATTAAATTGCTATCTGAAAAAATTATTGACCTTTTAAAAGCAAAAGAAAATTTAAAGTTAGATTTTGAAGGAGAAAGTGTTGAAATAAAAGTAGCTTCATTTGTATTGGTTGATGGTCAAATCATTGTGGAAGTTAATAAAGAAAACACTAAAAAAACAATTGGTTTTAGTCTTGAAAATATTCCAGCACTTAACTTTGTTGAAGTAAACAAATTAAATGGAAGTGAAATGATTAGAACCAATACTGAAATTAGTGCCAAAAAATTTAGTATTAAAAAAGAATTAAACTTAAATTCCAATTATGAATCAGAAATATTCTTTGAATCAAATGCAATGATTAGTGGTTCAGGTAAGGGGGTTCAAAAGGTTTCAGGTAAAGTAACAGTTGGAGCCGAATTTATCAGCAGTAGTGCTGAGTTTGATTTAGAAATAAACCTTATAAATTCAATAGACACTTTAGCTGCATTAGTAAAATCTGCTTGAAGTTCAAATACCTATGCAAATGGACTTACAACTTATGATTGAGCAGTTTACGGTTTAATGCCAAGTTCATTGCATGATGCAATTGCTTTGCATACAGGTGATTCATTAACTGGGAAGTACTTATTTAAAAGTGGAAGCGGTTTTGCTTTATATGATGCAAAAACTGAACAACAAGTTACTAACTTTAAAGAAGATGATTACCAATGATTGGTAAATAATTCTGGTAGACTTTATGAATTTGATAATACTAAATATGCAATAGATAAATTTAAAAGTAATAATGGAATGAGTTTCATATATGGAGGAATACTTGCTATTCAACTTGCTGAAGGTGGAATAGAAGCTTTAATGAAAAGAGCAGATAATGCTCAAACAATTGAAGAAGCAAAAGACATTGGTATTGTCGGAGATGCTTTCAATTGAGAAAGAAGACTAAGCGCAGCTCATTGTTTTGCAGATTACTTCAACAAATATGTTCATCAAGGAGAAAAAACAAATCCACTTGATGACACCACAACAATTTATGTTAAAAATAAAGAATTTAGTGTAACACAAGGAAGTAAGACAAGCACTTACACAATAATTGCAGTTGACCCAAAAATTAATGACCCAGAAACAATTGGTTATTATGGCTATAAAGATCAAGGTTTGATCTTTACAGTAATAATGCAACCAATGAAGTGCAATACATGGAAATGTCCATGGATCAATTCTTTGAATTTAATAAACTACATGCAGACACTCCTGCAATGGTTTTAA
- a CDS encoding endo-beta-N-acetylglucosaminidase codes for MKKLNSYLKILASVGLVATSTISVVSCTAKAKTDGNVKTWKGAKAAENSGSQLTYTSEFSTGYKTKADITRQSNSGTPFGKYWMPNGQSESDFGYTDNDDLINSFLDYDPNTDKDAKYNRASIKLQERKLTEGSNSVQDKTGNVQHNAMGVVNKNTSGTPAQGSFQFDNYNFTNWQYVDQYTAWAGAINEGIIVLPTADIIDAAHKNGTEIMGIIYFDGYFGLTEQTLARFFEKYGAGNYKIVDRLIEVAEYFGFDGWLWNNEANATSVIVNEAEVTEVMKQYVKKVKEKNSNLKITMYTDHGGLADNNSKTNLAKGYLDGGANNYISDFNPSIAADTDAYIKANDLEKYRWKNHNMININKAKSEVESGDINFDRLIKVENGDDLDFATGLATFALADTYKDFTSAVGGVGINKALNVAQKFRELDRKMFSGTTGDPSKLGQSGAGSGIGSVINERTVLTNPEFVTNFSTGQGIKYFQEGKMIENSIWNHRGVMDIMPTYQWIIENGGGNNFDADFTYSKAFSKGNALRFASSNYSTENGEYEGGTLKENGTTKVKLFSGDIPITDQVMQINLSAVAGAKDLLGSSNNSLDVKFNLEFTDNTSKVVEAVNNGFIKGSENWYDLSANLSEFTGKNLKSIGLIFEGTQDQSGVFIDLGQMSLAKSAKTENIEFVDDINFEYVISDSEFANIRMYWNEASTKGDRYEIYQIVDGKEVFLGTTRTNAYFLQDVDLSKSKKFAIKNISNYNSENFKTTIRELK; via the coding sequence ATGAAAAAATTAAACAGTTATTTAAAAATTTTAGCAAGTGTTGGTTTGGTTGCAACTTCAACTATTTCAGTAGTTTCATGTACAGCAAAAGCAAAAACTGATGGTAATGTAAAAACTTGAAAAGGTGCAAAAGCAGCTGAAAATAGTGGAAGTCAACTAACTTATACAAGTGAATTTAGCACAGGATATAAAACTAAGGCTGATATTACAAGACAGTCAAATAGTGGAACACCATTTGGTAAATATTGAATGCCAAACGGTCAAAGCGAAAGTGATTTTGGATATACTGATAATGATGACCTTATTAACAGTTTTTTAGATTATGATCCAAATACTGATAAAGATGCAAAATACAATCGTGCATCAATTAAGTTACAAGAAAGAAAACTAACTGAAGGATCTAACTCTGTCCAAGACAAAACTGGTAATGTTCAACATAATGCAATGGGTGTTGTAAATAAAAATACTTCAGGAACTCCTGCCCAAGGTAGTTTCCAGTTTGATAATTACAACTTTACAAATTGACAATATGTTGACCAGTATACAGCTTGAGCTGGAGCAATCAATGAAGGTATCATAGTTTTACCAACTGCAGATATTATTGATGCTGCACATAAAAATGGTACAGAAATTATGGGTATCATTTACTTTGATGGTTACTTTGGTTTAACAGAGCAAACATTAGCAAGATTCTTTGAAAAATATGGTGCTGGAAACTACAAAATTGTAGACAGACTAATTGAGGTTGCTGAATATTTTGGATTTGATGGATGACTTTGAAATAATGAAGCAAATGCAACCTCTGTAATTGTTAATGAAGCAGAAGTTACAGAAGTAATGAAACAATATGTGAAAAAGGTTAAAGAAAAAAATTCTAACCTAAAAATCACAATGTACACTGACCATGGAGGCCTAGCTGATAACAACAGTAAAACAAATTTAGCAAAGGGTTACTTGGATGGTGGAGCAAATAACTACATTAGTGACTTTAATCCTTCAATTGCAGCAGACACAGATGCATATATCAAAGCAAATGATCTAGAAAAATATCGTTGAAAAAACCACAATATGATTAACATTAACAAAGCTAAATCAGAAGTGGAAAGTGGAGATATTAACTTTGATAGATTAATAAAAGTTGAAAATGGTGATGATTTAGACTTTGCCACTGGTTTAGCCACATTTGCACTAGCAGACACTTACAAAGACTTTACAAGTGCTGTTGGTGGAGTTGGTATTAACAAAGCACTTAATGTTGCTCAAAAATTCAGAGAATTGGATAGAAAAATGTTTAGTGGAACCACTGGTGATCCATCAAAACTAGGGCAATCAGGTGCCGGTTCAGGAATTGGATCTGTTATAAATGAAAGAACAGTTTTAACCAATCCAGAATTTGTCACAAATTTCTCAACAGGTCAAGGAATAAAATACTTCCAAGAAGGTAAAATGATTGAAAATTCAATTTGAAATCATCGTGGAGTTATGGACATCATGCCAACCTACCAATGAATTATTGAAAATGGTGGAGGTAATAATTTTGATGCGGACTTCACATATTCAAAAGCCTTTAGTAAAGGAAATGCCTTGAGATTTGCTTCAAGCAATTATAGTACTGAAAATGGTGAATATGAAGGTGGAACCTTAAAAGAAAATGGAACAACTAAGGTTAAATTATTTAGTGGTGACATTCCAATTACAGATCAAGTAATGCAAATTAATTTATCAGCAGTTGCTGGTGCAAAAGACTTACTTGGAAGTTCAAATAATTCATTAGATGTTAAGTTTAATCTAGAATTTACAGACAATACTTCAAAAGTGGTTGAGGCAGTAAATAATGGATTTATTAAAGGTTCAGAAAACTGATATGACTTAAGTGCAAACTTGAGTGAATTTACAGGAAAAAACCTAAAATCAATTGGATTAATTTTTGAAGGTACCCAAGATCAGTCTGGTGTTTTCATTGATTTAGGTCAAATGAGTTTAGCAAAATCAGCAAAAACTGAAAACATTGAATTTGTTGATGACATTAATTTTGAATATGTAATTTCAGATTCAGAATTTGCAAATATTAGAATGTATTGAAATGAAGCTTCAACAAAAGGTGACAGATATGAAATCTATCAAATTGTTGACGGCAAAGAAGTATTTTTAGGAACAACAAGAACAAATGCTTACTTCCTACAAGATGTAGATTTAAGTAAAAGTAAAAAATTTGCAATTAAAAATATTTCAAACTACAATTCAGAGAATTTTAAAACAACAATTAGAGAATTAAAATAA